The DNA segment CAGAAAGTCACGCCGCTGGACCGCGCAGGCTTGTACGTGCCAGGCGGCAAGGCTTCGTACCCCTCCTCGGTGCTGATGAACGCCATCCCGGCCAAGGTCGCAGGCGTTGCCGAAGTGGTGATGGTGGTGCCGACCCCGCGCGGCGAGCTCAATGAGCTGGTGCTGGCAGCGGCCTGCATCGCTGGTGTCGACCGGGTGTTCACCGTCGGTGGCGCCCAGGCGGTAGCGGCGCTGGCCTATGGCACCGAGAGCGTGCCGCAGGTGGACAAGATCGTTGGCCCCGGTAACATCTATGTCGCCACTGCCAAACGGCATGTGTTCGGCCAGGTCGGTATCGACATGATTGCTGGCCCGTCGGAAATCCTCGTGGTCTGCGATGGCCAGACCGATCCGGACTGGATCGCCATGGACCTGTTCTCCCAGGCCGAGCACGATGAAGACGCCCAGGCCATTCTGGTCAGCCCCGATGGCGAGTTCCTCGACCGCGTGGCGGCGAGCATCGACAAACTGATGCCGACCCTGGAGCGCGCCGAGATCATCGAGAAATCGATCAACGGCCGTGGCGCGCTGATTCGGGTGCGCGACATGCAGCAGGCGATTGAAGTGGCCAACCGCATCGCGCCTGAGCACCTGGAGCTGTCGGTGGCCGATCCGCAGGCCTGGCTGCCGCAGATTCGCCATGCCGGCGCGATCTTCATGGGCCGTCACACCAGCGAAGCCCTGGGCGACTACTGCGCAGGCCCCAACCACGTGCTGCCAACTTCCGGCACTGCGCGCTTTTCCTCGCCGCTGGGGGTGTATGACTTCCAGAAGCGTTCATCGATCATCTTCTGCTCCGAGCAGGGCGCATCCGAGCTTGGCCAAACCGCCTCGGTGCTGGCCCGTGGCGAGTCGCTGACTGCCCACGCCCGTAGCGCCGAATACCGCATCCTTGCCGACAAGAAGGGGAACTGAGCATGAGTAAATTCTGGAGCCCCTTCGTCAAGGACCTGGTGCCTTACGTGCCGGGCGAGCAGCCGAAGCTGACCAAGTTGGTCAAGCTCAACACCAACGAGAACCCCTATGGCCCATCGCCCAAGGCGCTGGAGGCCATGCGTGGTGAGTTGAACGACAACCTGCGCCTGTACCCGGACCCTAACGGCGACCGGCTCAAACAGGCCGTCGCCGAGTACTATGGGGTCAAGCCGCAGCAGGTATTTGTCGGCAACGGTTCGGACGAGGTGCTCGCGCACATCTTCCACGGCCTGTTCCAGCACGGCGCGCCGCTGTTGTTCCCCGATGTCAGCTACAGCTTCTATCCGGTGTACTGCGGCTTGTATGGCATCCCCTTCGAGCAGGTGCCACTGGATGAGCAGTTCCAGATCCGCATCGAGGACTACCAAAAGCCCAACGCCGGGATCATCTTCCCCAACCCCAACGCACCGACCGGCTGCTTGATGCCGCTGGCGGTGGTTGAGCAGCTGCTGCAGGCCAATCCCGACTCGGTGGTGGTGGTCGATGAGGCCTACATCGATTTTGGCGGCCAGACCGCCATCAGCCTGGTCGACCGCTACGACAACCTGCTGGTCACCCAGACCCTGTCCAAGTCGCGTTCGCTGGCAGGCCTGCGGGTGGGTCTGGCAGTTGGCCACCCAGACCTGATCGATGCGCTGGAGCGGATCAAGAACAGCTTCAACTCCTATCCGCTCGATCGCATGGCGATTGTCGGTGCGGCGGCAGCGTTCGAAGACCGTGCTTATTTCGAACAAACCTGCCGCAAGGTGATCGACAGCCGCGAACTGCTGGTCGAGCAATTGCAGGGCAAAGGCTTCGAAGTGTTGCCATCGGCGGCCAACTTCATCTTCGCCCGCCATCCGCAG comes from the Pseudomonas urmiensis genome and includes:
- the hisD gene encoding histidinol dehydrogenase, translated to MTVSTAIARLNAADPDFARHLDHLLSWESVSDDAVNQRVLDIIKAVRERGDAALVEFTQRFDGVNATSIDDLILGRERLELALTRITPAQRQALEKAADRVRMYHERQKQDSWQYTEADGTVLGQKVTPLDRAGLYVPGGKASYPSSVLMNAIPAKVAGVAEVVMVVPTPRGELNELVLAAACIAGVDRVFTVGGAQAVAALAYGTESVPQVDKIVGPGNIYVATAKRHVFGQVGIDMIAGPSEILVVCDGQTDPDWIAMDLFSQAEHDEDAQAILVSPDGEFLDRVAASIDKLMPTLERAEIIEKSINGRGALIRVRDMQQAIEVANRIAPEHLELSVADPQAWLPQIRHAGAIFMGRHTSEALGDYCAGPNHVLPTSGTARFSSPLGVYDFQKRSSIIFCSEQGASELGQTASVLARGESLTAHARSAEYRILADKKGN
- the hisC gene encoding histidinol-phosphate transaminase yields the protein MSKFWSPFVKDLVPYVPGEQPKLTKLVKLNTNENPYGPSPKALEAMRGELNDNLRLYPDPNGDRLKQAVAEYYGVKPQQVFVGNGSDEVLAHIFHGLFQHGAPLLFPDVSYSFYPVYCGLYGIPFEQVPLDEQFQIRIEDYQKPNAGIIFPNPNAPTGCLMPLAVVEQLLQANPDSVVVVDEAYIDFGGQTAISLVDRYDNLLVTQTLSKSRSLAGLRVGLAVGHPDLIDALERIKNSFNSYPLDRMAIVGAAAAFEDRAYFEQTCRKVIDSRELLVEQLQGKGFEVLPSAANFIFARHPQQDAAELAARLREQGVIVRHFKQARIAQFLRITIGTPQMNQALIDALS